Proteins encoded in a region of the Halarcobacter mediterraneus genome:
- the cas2 gene encoding CRISPR-associated endonuclease Cas2 — MAKKQTFNYNYIFLFYDIADEFSEAGKYRVTKVFKICKLYLKHHQKSIFRGNITPSDQIMLENKLKKVIDKDLDFISIIKVQNSGSFTEVTIGNDKKEVESIFI, encoded by the coding sequence GTGGCAAAAAAACAAACTTTTAATTACAATTATATATTTCTATTTTATGATATCGCTGATGAATTTAGTGAAGCAGGAAAATATCGGGTTACAAAAGTCTTTAAAATCTGTAAACTATACTTAAAACATCATCAAAAGTCTATTTTCAGGGGAAACATAACTCCATCAGACCAAATAATGCTAGAGAATAAATTAAAAAAAGTGATAGATAAAGACTTGGATTTTATTTCCATAATTAAAGTACAAAACTCTGGAAGTTTTACTGAAGTCACTATTGGAAATGATAAAAAAGAAGTAGAATCTATTTTTATATAA
- the gatC gene encoding Asp-tRNA(Asn)/Glu-tRNA(Gln) amidotransferase subunit GatC: protein MTVDDKLIDKLAKLSSLEIEESKKEVLKSELADIINFVENLNEIDVSNIEATFNTVEGGTPLREDVSTQDLELSKHILANAPKSEDNYFIVPKIIE from the coding sequence ATGACTGTAGATGATAAATTAATTGATAAATTAGCAAAGCTTTCAAGTTTAGAAATTGAAGAATCAAAAAAAGAAGTTCTTAAATCAGAGCTTGCTGATATTATTAACTTTGTTGAAAATCTAAATGAAATCGATGTTTCAAATATTGAAGCTACTTTTAATACAGTTGAAGGTGGTACTCCTTTAAGAGAAGATGTTTCAACACAAGATTTAGAGCTTTCAAAACATATTTTAGCTAATGCTCCAAAAAGTGAAGATAACTACTTCATAGTACCAAAAATTATTGAATAA
- the cas5b gene encoding type I-B CRISPR-associated protein Cas5b yields the protein MNALSFEISGKSAIFKKPDVNSYAYFTYNNIHKPALLGILGAIIGLDGYIKLYDENIENKKNKKPLNDGFPEYYEKLKDLKISIIPKNGKEPNTGYFTKKIQTFNNSVGYASKELGGNLIVREQWLENPKWQILIIDNETKIYEKIKEYLLNEKAVFIPYLGKNDHPANIDFIEEINLESSEDFERIDSLFVDDYFEIKDSAGRRVLPFIFKELSPVSLQRDFHFYEYKSLIFTNQKLSLKSEYKNIYSFEDKNYFFF from the coding sequence ATGAATGCTTTAAGCTTTGAAATAAGTGGTAAAAGTGCCATTTTTAAAAAGCCTGATGTAAATTCATATGCATATTTCACATATAACAATATCCATAAACCAGCACTTCTAGGAATACTTGGAGCTATAATTGGACTTGATGGATATATAAAACTATATGATGAAAATATCGAAAATAAGAAGAATAAAAAACCTTTAAATGACGGGTTTCCTGAATATTATGAAAAATTAAAAGATTTAAAGATAAGTATAATTCCAAAAAATGGTAAAGAACCAAATACTGGATATTTTACAAAAAAAATTCAAACTTTTAATAACTCTGTAGGATATGCAAGTAAAGAATTGGGTGGAAATTTAATCGTAAGAGAGCAATGGCTTGAAAATCCAAAATGGCAAATACTTATTATAGATAATGAAACTAAAATATATGAAAAAATAAAAGAATATTTACTAAATGAAAAGGCTGTATTTATTCCATATTTAGGTAAAAATGACCATCCTGCCAATATAGATTTTATAGAAGAGATAAATTTAGAAAGTTCAGAAGATTTTGAAAGAATTGATTCATTATTTGTGGATGATTATTTTGAAATCAAAGATAGTGCAGGAAGAAGAGTATTGCCTTTTATTTTTAAAGAGCTTTCTCCTGTATCTTTACAAAGGGATTTCCATTTTTATGAATATAAAAGTTTGATTTTTACAAATCAAAAGTTAAGTTTAAAAAGTGAGTATAAAAATATATATTCTTTTGAAGATAAGAACTATTTTTTCTTTTAG
- a CDS encoding class II 3-deoxy-7-phosphoheptulonate synthase translates to MKNWSPNSWRDYPIKQQPTYNDLEKLKKVESELASYPPLIFAEEARNLKAQLADVVDGKSFLLQGGDCAESFNAFNANNIKDLFKVMMQMAVVLTFSGGCPVVKVGRIAGQFAKPRSADFEEINGISLPSYRGDIINDIGFNEKDRTPKAKRLLKAYNQSAATLNLLRAFARGGMADLHKVHAWNLDFVKDNTLGEKYEQLADKISETLKFMESCGITSENTKELKETVLYTSHEALLLNYEEALTRKDSLTGDWYDCSAHMLWIGDRTRDLDGAHLEYFRGIKNPIGCKVGPSMKEDELIRLIDALNPENEAGRLNLIVRMGHENIADIFPKLLKRVESEGKKIVWSSDPMHGNVEKAPNGYKTRDFANILSEVKQFFQIHKAQGSVAGGIHLEMTGQNVTECTGSSSSAITADGLSSRYHTQCDPRLNADQSLELAFMIAETLKEARA, encoded by the coding sequence ATGAAAAATTGGAGTCCAAATAGTTGGAGAGACTACCCAATAAAACAACAACCTACATATAATGATTTAGAAAAATTAAAAAAAGTAGAAAGTGAACTAGCTTCTTATCCTCCTTTGATTTTTGCAGAGGAAGCAAGGAATTTAAAGGCTCAATTAGCTGATGTAGTAGATGGGAAATCTTTTTTACTACAAGGTGGAGACTGTGCTGAGTCATTTAATGCTTTTAATGCAAATAATATTAAAGACTTATTTAAAGTAATGATGCAAATGGCAGTAGTTTTAACTTTTTCAGGTGGTTGTCCTGTTGTAAAAGTAGGACGAATTGCAGGACAATTTGCTAAACCAAGATCTGCTGATTTTGAAGAAATTAATGGTATTTCTTTACCTTCATATAGAGGGGATATTATTAATGATATAGGTTTTAATGAAAAAGATAGAACACCAAAAGCAAAAAGACTCTTAAAAGCTTATAATCAAAGTGCAGCAACACTTAATCTTCTTAGAGCATTTGCAAGAGGTGGAATGGCTGATCTACATAAAGTTCATGCTTGGAATTTAGACTTCGTAAAAGATAATACCCTTGGTGAAAAATATGAACAATTAGCAGATAAAATTTCTGAAACTCTAAAGTTCATGGAGTCATGTGGAATAACAAGTGAAAATACTAAAGAGCTAAAAGAAACAGTATTATATACTTCACATGAAGCTTTATTATTAAACTATGAAGAAGCACTTACACGAAAAGATTCTTTAACAGGTGATTGGTATGATTGTAGTGCTCATATGTTATGGATTGGTGATAGAACAAGGGATTTAGATGGTGCTCACCTTGAATACTTTAGAGGTATTAAAAATCCAATTGGATGTAAAGTTGGTCCTTCGATGAAAGAAGATGAGTTAATAAGACTTATTGATGCTTTAAATCCAGAAAATGAAGCTGGAAGATTGAACTTAATAGTTAGAATGGGACATGAAAACATAGCAGATATTTTTCCTAAACTTTTAAAAAGAGTTGAAAGTGAAGGTAAAAAAATTGTTTGGTCTTCTGACCCAATGCATGGAAATGTTGAAAAAGCTCCAAATGGATATAAAACAAGAGACTTTGCAAATATATTAAGTGAAGTAAAACAGTTTTTTCAAATTCATAAAGCACAAGGTAGTGTTGCTGGAGGAATCCACTTAGAAATGACAGGACAAAATGTAACAGAGTGTACAGGAAGTTCAAGTTCTGCAATTACAGCAGATGGTTTATCAAGTAGATACCATACTCAATGTGACCCAAGATTAAATGCTGACCAATCTTTAGAATTAGCATTTATGATAGCTGAAACTTTAAAAGAAGCAAGAGCTTAA
- the serB gene encoding phosphoserine phosphatase SerB — protein sequence MKLAVFDFDSTLMDGETIDFLAKPLGLEEKVAKITEKAMAGELDFFESLVERVSLLKGLEYKKAVEICKDLPLMPGAYELVSELKKRDYKVVCFSGGFRIGTTPAKEKLGIDADFSNILHEKDGILTGLVGGDMMFGFSKGDMIQRVQSLLGVSKENTLVAGDGANDVSMFPYAQKRVAFCAKDILKKEANIIVDEKDLTKILEHI from the coding sequence ATGAAATTAGCTGTTTTTGATTTTGATTCAACTTTAATGGATGGAGAAACAATTGACTTTTTAGCAAAGCCTTTAGGCTTAGAAGAAAAAGTTGCAAAAATCACTGAAAAAGCAATGGCAGGGGAACTTGACTTTTTTGAATCTTTAGTAGAACGAGTTTCTTTATTAAAAGGTTTAGAATATAAAAAAGCTGTAGAAATTTGTAAAGATTTACCTCTTATGCCAGGAGCTTATGAATTAGTTTCTGAACTTAAAAAAAGAGATTATAAAGTAGTTTGTTTTTCTGGTGGATTTAGAATTGGTACTACTCCTGCAAAGGAAAAGTTAGGGATAGATGCAGATTTTTCAAATATTTTACATGAAAAAGATGGAATCTTGACAGGACTTGTTGGTGGAGATATGATGTTTGGATTCTCAAAAGGAGATATGATTCAAAGAGTACAATCTCTTTTAGGAGTTTCAAAAGAAAATACTTTAGTTGCAGGTGATGGGGCAAATGATGTTTCAATGTTCCCCTATGCCCAAAAAAGAGTTGCATTTTGTGCCAAAGACATATTAAAAAAAGAAGCTAATATTATTGTAGATGAAAAAGATTTAACAAAAATATTAGAGCATATATAA
- the cas4 gene encoding CRISPR-associated protein Cas4 has product MVNGTLINYYFHCQRQCYLHANRINLEDNSEDVRIGKILHEINEEKSKKSEISIDNIKIDKLTRDYLVEVKKSDSDIESVKWQVLLYLYKLKQKGIEKKGKIEFIEKNKQDKKLHYVELDEVSEKKLLKVLDEIETLVNQDIPPQVKFEPKCKKCAYYEYCFI; this is encoded by the coding sequence TTGGTAAATGGCACTCTCATAAACTACTATTTCCACTGTCAAAGGCAGTGTTATCTTCACGCCAATCGTATAAACCTAGAAGACAATAGTGAAGATGTACGTATTGGTAAAATCTTACATGAGATAAATGAAGAAAAATCAAAAAAATCTGAAATAAGTATTGACAATATCAAAATAGATAAACTAACCCGTGATTATCTTGTTGAAGTAAAAAAGTCAGATAGTGATATAGAGTCTGTAAAGTGGCAAGTTTTACTTTATCTTTATAAGTTAAAGCAAAAAGGTATTGAAAAAAAAGGAAAGATTGAGTTCATAGAAAAAAATAAACAAGATAAGAAATTACATTATGTGGAACTTGATGAGGTAAGTGAAAAAAAGCTTTTAAAAGTTTTGGATGAAATTGAAACTCTAGTTAATCAAGATATTCCACCTCAAGTAAAGTTTGAACCAAAGTGTAAAAAGTGTGCTTATTATGAGTATTGTTTTATATAA
- a CDS encoding type I CRISPR-associated protein Cas7 gives MKRVYGVIGIKAKMANWNADFTGRPKSTSNGDIFGSDKALKYPMKKMWENEDKKVMYIKSLKEEKGNVVPNKLGERYANLFSTIDKKNTTTNEVLTNLFKCIDVKNFGATFAEEGQNISITGAVQFGQGFNKFDDTNIEVQDILSPFADSTKEDAKQSTLGTKVTVDEAHYFYGFSINPKAYDNYKKILNDFEGYTEKDFEDFKKVALTSATAFNTNSKFGCENEFALFVKCSQEDTYLPDLSDYIVFDSDKRAIDLLKVEELIKGKYESVEVYFNPYKLEVNTTLDKFNIFTQEKL, from the coding sequence ATGAAAAGAGTTTATGGAGTAATTGGAATAAAAGCAAAAATGGCAAACTGGAATGCTGATTTTACAGGTCGTCCAAAATCTACAAGTAATGGGGATATTTTTGGTAGTGATAAGGCTTTAAAATATCCTATGAAAAAAATGTGGGAAAATGAAGATAAAAAAGTAATGTATATCAAAAGTTTAAAAGAGGAAAAAGGAAATGTTGTTCCAAATAAGTTAGGTGAGCGATATGCAAATCTTTTTTCAACTATAGATAAAAAGAATACTACTACAAATGAAGTTCTAACAAATCTTTTTAAGTGTATTGATGTTAAAAATTTTGGAGCTACTTTTGCAGAAGAGGGACAAAATATTTCTATAACTGGTGCTGTACAATTTGGGCAAGGTTTTAATAAGTTTGATGATACAAATATAGAAGTTCAAGATATATTATCTCCTTTTGCTGATTCTACAAAAGAAGATGCAAAACAATCAACTTTAGGTACTAAAGTAACTGTTGATGAAGCACACTATTTTTATGGGTTTTCAATAAATCCAAAAGCTTATGATAATTATAAAAAAATATTAAATGATTTTGAAGGCTATACTGAAAAAGACTTTGAAGATTTCAAAAAAGTAGCGCTTACAAGTGCAACTGCTTTTAATACAAATTCAAAATTTGGTTGTGAAAATGAGTTTGCTTTATTTGTAAAATGTAGCCAAGAAGATACTTATTTGCCTGATTTAAGTGATTATATTGTTTTTGATAGTGATAAAAGAGCTATTGATTTATTAAAAGTGGAAGAACTTATCAAAGGTAAATATGAAAGTGTAGAGGTGTATTTTAACCCTTATAAATTGGAAGTAAATACAACATTAGATAAATTTAATATCTTTACACAAGAAAAGTTATAA
- the cas1b gene encoding type I-B CRISPR-associated endonuclease Cas1b produces MAKNHTRYIFSMGELKRKDNSIAFRNEKGNFYIPIQDTRELYCMNEVSFNTKFLDFISRAGITLHLFNYHRNYSGSFYPKEQLVSGDLTIKQSLCFIERRLDIAKAIVLGISLNIHETLYHYFRHGKKDLKQTLDWLKNDVEKFLDKNLTIEQILFIEGQVWNRFYDSFKYFLPEDFIMNKRVKRPPDNPINALVSFGNTLLYTKTISSIYETHLNQTISFLHSPREGRFSLSLDISEVFKPIIVFKTIFDLVGKKRLQVSKHFDKSLNYALLNDEGKKIFIDAFETRINETFMHKKLKRKTSFKNCIKLDGYKLIKYIVEDKEFKPFLLKDKV; encoded by the coding sequence ATGGCAAAAAATCATACTAGATATATATTTTCAATGGGTGAGTTAAAAAGAAAAGACAACTCAATAGCTTTTAGAAATGAAAAAGGAAACTTTTATATTCCAATTCAAGACACTAGAGAATTGTATTGTATGAATGAAGTAAGTTTTAATACTAAATTTCTCGATTTTATTTCACGTGCTGGTATCACTTTACATCTTTTTAATTATCATAGAAATTATAGTGGAAGTTTTTATCCTAAAGAACAGCTTGTAAGTGGAGATTTGACGATTAAGCAGTCTTTATGTTTTATTGAAAGAAGATTGGATATTGCCAAAGCTATTGTTCTTGGAATATCTTTAAATATTCATGAAACTTTATATCACTATTTTAGACATGGTAAAAAAGATTTAAAACAAACACTTGATTGGTTAAAAAATGATGTAGAAAAATTCCTTGATAAGAATTTAACTATAGAGCAAATACTTTTTATTGAAGGTCAGGTTTGGAATAGATTTTATGATAGTTTTAAATATTTTTTACCTGAAGATTTTATTATGAACAAAAGAGTAAAAAGACCACCCGATAATCCAATAAATGCACTTGTAAGTTTTGGAAATACCTTACTTTATACAAAAACTATATCAAGTATATATGAAACTCATCTAAACCAAACAATAAGTTTCTTACATTCTCCAAGAGAAGGTAGATTTTCTTTAAGTTTGGATATAAGTGAAGTTTTTAAACCAATAATTGTATTTAAAACTATTTTTGATTTAGTAGGAAAAAAAAGGCTTCAAGTAAGTAAGCATTTTGATAAAAGCCTAAATTATGCTTTACTGAATGATGAAGGTAAAAAGATTTTTATTGATGCTTTTGAAACAAGGATAAATGAAACTTTTATGCATAAAAAATTAAAAAGAAAGACAAGTTTCAAAAACTGTATTAAACTAGATGGCTATAAACTTATAAAATATATTGTTGAAGATAAAGAGTTTAAACCTTTTTTATTAAAAGACAAGGTATAA
- the cas3 gene encoding CRISPR-associated helicase Cas3' → MYVNLDEQKYKNFFAHTCGNKPKEKLIDHCNLTKFYLEKIIKEKNLSNLIDKMIIDLDKDNFILIKKLFYNAIFLHDLGKTNNSFQANKMDNKLFEKTTLSSEHSVYSSKEFIKLFTEEVDKIEDDEIFEKINYILNTFSYSITKHHGKLDSIEDYNIEEDGSYELVKKKSEKYIHNPFEFYILNKLLFSLLVSSDYYATTHYMADLPTTDFGTIKDKQKIINKFEGYKIIRNIRSGKNIKGINKLRSKMFLEAEENLLKNLDKNIFYLEAPTGSGKTLISINLAMNLIKEEDINKIFYVFPFNTLVEQTKKQLDDIFAAELDISVINSITPIKEKTDEEQEDEESKYQKSYMSRLFFHNELILMTHIAFFNILFGTTKEDNFPLWQLANSVIILDEIQSYDNKLWSYMIKFFSIYAKALNMKIIIMSATLPKLDNLIDSEENKDIFVELIKNKNDYFQSKYFKNRVEIDFSLLELYKEIEYDILIEKLNIEKENYSKIVFEFIKKDSAREFFEEIEEDIRFKDFEIFELSGDDNKATREHIIQKIKDKKELKIILVATQVIEAGVDIDMDLGFKDISTIDSEEQFLGRINRSCLKVENRYKPKVYFFNKDEEDKIYKEDNRIEDNLRKDEFRQVLLDKNFENFYKNIFRRIKINDSKIKDGILGNFEKFNEKVQKLNYKEIQEKMRLINSQSFRLYFPFKLDISKYKIDEFKDKKIIAKYLDEDENLDGLLIWKEFEKLNDIKNYAQKEVKRSELNSLMQFFTFNITKYSDKQSLPYFDYICGSYHFISNYDDFIKNGKFNRKAYQDKSKDIFW, encoded by the coding sequence ATGTATGTGAATTTAGATGAGCAAAAATATAAAAACTTTTTTGCTCATACTTGTGGAAATAAGCCAAAAGAGAAATTAATTGATCATTGTAATCTAACAAAGTTTTATCTTGAAAAAATTATAAAAGAAAAAAATTTATCAAATCTAATTGATAAAATGATTATTGATTTAGATAAAGATAATTTTATTTTAATAAAGAAACTTTTTTATAATGCTATTTTTTTGCATGACTTAGGTAAAACAAATAATTCTTTTCAAGCAAATAAAATGGATAATAAATTATTTGAAAAAACTACATTATCTTCTGAACATTCAGTATATTCATCAAAAGAGTTTATTAAATTATTTACAGAAGAAGTTGATAAAATAGAAGATGATGAAATATTTGAGAAAATTAATTATATTTTAAATACATTTTCTTATTCAATAACAAAACATCATGGTAAGCTTGATAGTATTGAAGATTATAATATAGAAGAAGATGGTTCTTATGAACTTGTGAAAAAAAAGAGTGAGAAGTATATACATAATCCTTTTGAATTTTATATATTAAATAAACTTCTTTTTTCTCTTTTAGTTTCAAGTGATTATTATGCAACAACACATTATATGGCTGATTTACCAACCACTGATTTTGGTACTATAAAAGATAAGCAAAAAATCATAAATAAATTTGAAGGGTATAAAATTATCAGAAATATTAGAAGTGGTAAAAATATAAAAGGGATAAATAAACTTCGTTCAAAAATGTTTTTGGAAGCAGAAGAAAATCTTCTTAAAAATTTAGACAAAAATATATTTTATCTTGAAGCACCAACAGGTAGTGGTAAAACGCTGATTTCTATAAATCTTGCAATGAATTTGATAAAAGAAGAAGATATTAATAAAATATTTTATGTCTTCCCTTTCAATACTTTAGTTGAACAAACAAAAAAACAACTTGATGATATATTTGCAGCTGAGTTGGATATATCTGTTATCAATTCTATAACTCCCATAAAAGAAAAAACAGATGAAGAACAAGAAGATGAAGAGAGTAAATATCAAAAGTCATATATGAGTAGACTTTTTTTTCATAATGAGTTGATTCTTATGACACATATTGCATTTTTTAATATACTTTTTGGAACAACAAAAGAAGATAACTTTCCACTTTGGCAACTTGCAAATAGTGTGATAATACTTGATGAAATACAAAGTTATGATAATAAACTTTGGTCATATATGATTAAGTTTTTTTCTATTTATGCAAAAGCATTAAATATGAAGATTATTATTATGTCTGCAACCCTACCAAAACTTGATAATTTAATAGATAGTGAAGAAAATAAAGATATTTTTGTAGAACTTATCAAAAACAAAAATGACTATTTTCAAAGTAAATATTTTAAGAATAGAGTAGAAATTGACTTTTCATTATTGGAGCTATACAAAGAGATTGAGTATGATATTTTGATAGAGAAATTAAATATAGAAAAAGAAAACTATTCAAAGATAGTATTTGAGTTTATAAAAAAAGATAGTGCAAGAGAATTTTTTGAGGAAATTGAAGAAGATATAAGATTTAAAGATTTTGAGATTTTTGAATTGAGTGGTGATGATAATAAAGCTACTAGGGAACATATAATACAAAAAATAAAAGATAAAAAAGAATTGAAAATCATATTAGTTGCAACACAAGTTATAGAAGCTGGTGTTGATATAGATATGGATTTGGGTTTTAAAGATATTTCAACTATAGATAGTGAAGAGCAATTTTTAGGTCGGATAAATAGGTCTTGCTTAAAAGTTGAAAATAGATATAAACCAAAAGTGTACTTTTTTAATAAAGATGAAGAAGATAAGATTTATAAAGAAGACAATCGTATAGAAGATAACTTGCGAAAAGATGAATTTAGACAAGTTTTATTAGATAAAAATTTCGAGAATTTTTATAAAAATATATTTAGAAGAATAAAAATTAATGATTCAAAAATAAAAGATGGAATACTTGGAAATTTTGAAAAGTTTAATGAAAAAGTTCAAAAATTAAACTATAAAGAGATACAAGAAAAAATGAGACTTATTAATTCACAAAGTTTTAGATTGTACTTCCCTTTTAAGCTTGATATTTCAAAATATAAAATTGATGAGTTTAAAGATAAAAAAATAATAGCAAAATATTTAGATGAAGATGAGAATTTGGATGGATTACTTATTTGGAAAGAGTTTGAAAAATTAAATGATATAAAAAACTATGCTCAAAAAGAAGTAAAAAGAAGTGAATTAAACTCTTTAATGCAGTTTTTTACCTTTAATATAACAAAGTATTCAGATAAGCAATCATTACCATATTTTGATTATATATGTGGTTCTTATCATTTTATTTCTAATTATGATGATTTTATAAAAAATGGTAAGTTTAATAGAAAAGCATATCAAGATAAAAGTAAGGATATATTTTGGTAA
- the cas6 gene encoding CRISPR-associated endoribonuclease Cas6 yields the protein MKYFELICMVIIKKDIEYKNIFDILSKYINYSMSKDVELKNLHSQKRVFKSYCFGGFYPLEKDKIYKKGQSYSFSLRSLDEKFIDKLSKLLRENINNPNLQVIETSKKNIKQFFITELYTATPVIVSLKRQKGEKQKFWTTNDDIFILQNQLQDNLLRKYKAFYGEDLKPIQNFIQLFEMKNKVPHSIFFTKNDRTVRLFGNKFKIVPNEDEISQKLAFVALACGIGEKQSYGGGFCLWK from the coding sequence ATGAAATATTTTGAATTAATATGTATGGTAATCATAAAGAAGGATATAGAATATAAGAATATTTTTGATATCTTGTCAAAATATATAAACTATTCTATGTCAAAAGATGTAGAATTAAAAAATCTACATTCCCAAAAAAGAGTTTTTAAATCTTATTGTTTCGGTGGTTTTTATCCTCTTGAAAAAGATAAGATATATAAAAAAGGTCAATCTTATAGCTTCTCTTTAAGAAGTTTAGATGAAAAGTTTATAGATAAATTGTCTAAACTTTTAAGAGAAAATATCAATAATCCAAATCTTCAAGTTATAGAAACAAGTAAAAAAAATATAAAGCAGTTTTTTATAACAGAACTTTATACTGCAACACCTGTGATAGTTTCATTAAAAAGGCAAAAAGGTGAAAAACAAAAGTTTTGGACTACAAATGATGATATTTTTATTTTACAAAATCAATTACAAGATAATTTACTTAGAAAATACAAAGCTTTTTATGGTGAAGATTTAAAACCTATCCAAAATTTTATACAACTTTTTGAGATGAAAAACAAAGTACCACATTCAATATTTTTCACTAAAAATGATAGAACGGTAAGACTCTTTGGAAATAAATTTAAAATAGTACCAAATGAAGATGAAATAAGTCAGAAATTGGCTTTTGTTGCATTGGCTTGTGGAATTGGTGAGAAACAAAGTTATGGTGGAGGGTTTTGTTTATGGAAGTAG
- a CDS encoding arsenate reductase family protein, with the protein MIKVYGIKTCNSVRSALKFFKDNNIEVDFFDFKKDTPEAESIDLWVEKAGIDIAFNSRGTKYRTLKLKELNLDEAGKIEWLKKEPMLLKRPVIEYDKNKVLIGFNENLYKETFL; encoded by the coding sequence ATGATTAAAGTTTATGGTATTAAAACTTGTAATTCTGTAAGATCTGCTTTAAAATTTTTTAAAGACAACAATATTGAAGTAGATTTTTTTGATTTCAAAAAAGACACTCCAGAAGCAGAGTCTATAGACTTATGGGTAGAAAAAGCTGGTATTGATATTGCTTTTAATTCAAGGGGTACAAAATATAGAACTTTGAAATTAAAAGAACTAAATCTTGATGAAGCAGGAAAAATTGAGTGGTTAAAAAAAGAACCAATGCTTTTAAAAAGACCTGTTATAGAATATGATAAAAATAAAGTTCTTATAGGTTTTAATGAAAATTTATATAAAGAGACTTTTCTTTAG
- a CDS encoding transaldolase: MSLKEDINYSLWCDFIERDFLENKFQDIIRNEVIHGATSNPAIFESSISNSAAYDQQLQMLKANEAKTIYEELAVSDIRRAAELLNDLYLNDTNDGFISIEVDPTLCDDAKGTIEEGMRLNSLIGSENVMIKVPATEAGYEAMKELTTAGIHVNATLIFSPEQAIKCAQALDEGIKASNKDIKAVISVFVSRLDRMCDTKMISKGLETGKLGIINATKCYHEVEKFENKNIRTLFASTGVKGDELPASYYVDNLIYPNSVNTAPLATIEDWVENGSKVPSKIPSEDVCDKYFKELQVNNIDMSDIYKRLLSDGLEAFKDSFKDLLDKLAKKAD; encoded by the coding sequence ATGAGTTTAAAAGAAGATATTAATTACTCTTTATGGTGTGATTTTATTGAAAGAGATTTTTTAGAAAATAAATTTCAAGATATTATTAGAAATGAAGTAATCCATGGGGCAACTTCAAATCCAGCAATTTTTGAGTCTTCAATTTCAAACTCAGCTGCATATGATCAGCAGTTACAAATGCTAAAAGCAAATGAAGCAAAAACTATTTATGAAGAATTGGCAGTATCAGATATAAGAAGAGCTGCTGAACTTTTAAATGATTTATATTTAAATGATACAAATGATGGGTTTATTTCAATTGAAGTTGATCCTACTTTATGTGATGATGCAAAAGGAACAATTGAAGAAGGAATGAGATTAAACTCTTTAATTGGTTCTGAAAATGTTATGATTAAAGTACCTGCAACTGAAGCTGGATATGAAGCTATGAAAGAACTTACAACAGCAGGAATTCATGTAAATGCTACTTTGATTTTTTCTCCAGAACAAGCAATAAAATGTGCACAGGCTCTTGATGAAGGAATTAAAGCTTCAAACAAAGATATTAAAGCAGTTATTTCTGTATTTGTTTCAAGACTTGATAGAATGTGTGATACAAAAATGATTTCAAAAGGTTTAGAAACTGGAAAACTAGGAATTATAAATGCAACTAAATGTTATCATGAAGTTGAAAAGTTTGAAAATAAAAATATTAGAACACTTTTTGCAAGTACAGGTGTAAAAGGTGATGAATTACCTGCAAGTTATTATGTTGATAACTTAATTTATCCAAATTCAGTAAACACAGCACCTTTAGCAACTATTGAGGACTGGGTTGAAAATGGTTCAAAAGTACCATCAAAAATTCCAAGTGAAGATGTTTGTGATAAATATTTTAAAGAGTTACAAGTTAATAACATTGATATGTCTGATATCTACAAAAGGCTTTTATCAGATGGTTTAGAAGCTTTTAAAGACTCATTTAAAGATTTACTTGATAAATTAGCTAAAAAAGCAGACTAA